The following are encoded together in the Chiloscyllium plagiosum isolate BGI_BamShark_2017 chromosome 1, ASM401019v2, whole genome shotgun sequence genome:
- the LOC122555808 gene encoding interleukin-8-like, producing the protein MKRAAILTILVLLLCAMTAEGIPIPGIQGRCKCILTTTKRFDPNFIRNVKYIPRGPHCVTTEIIITMKNGMKVCMNPNTKWLKTFIKAIKATRLQK; encoded by the exons ATGAAAAGAGCAGCTATTCTGACCATCCTGGTTTTGCTCCTGTGTGCCATGACTGCGGAGG GGATTCCAATCCCAGGAATCCAGGGACGCTGTAAGTGTATCCTGACTACCACCAAGCGTTTTGACCCAAACTTTATTCGCAATGTAAAGTACATTCCCAGAGGACCTCACTGCGTGACAACAGAAATAAT TATCACCATGAAAAATGGGATGAAAGTTTGCATGAATCCTAACACCAAATGGTTGAAGACTTTCATTAAAGCCATAAAAG CTACCAGACTGCAGAAGTGA